From the genome of Lotus japonicus ecotype B-129 chromosome 6, LjGifu_v1.2, one region includes:
- the LOC130723373 gene encoding endonuclease 1: MVRLGDLLVSLPFGLFLLLSGAFITIPGANAWSKEGHEMTCLIAQAFLKPEASEAISHLLPPNVKGNLSALCTWPDQIRHWYKYRWTSPLHFIDTPDDACTFDYSRDCHDPKGVKDMCVAGAIKNFTSQLSHYKEGTSDRRYNMTEALLFLSHFMGDVHQPMHVGFTTDEGGNTINLRWFRHKSNLHHVWDREIILTALSDYYDKDVSLLLQDIERNITDGMWADDVTSWEHCNDLSHCVNNWAKESIQVACKWGYEGVQSGMTLSDEYFDSRMPFVMKRIAQGGIRLAMILNQVFGDDHEEGFATAT; the protein is encoded by the exons ATGGTTAGGCTTGGAGATTTGTTGGTGTCTCTTCCATTTGGATTATTTTTGTTGCTCTCAGGTGCTTTCATCACAATACCTGGTGCCAATGCCTGGAGCAAAGAGGGTCATGAGATGACATGCCTAATCGCACAG GCATTTTTGAAGCCTGAGGCATCTGAAGCAATTTCCCATTTGCTACCTCCTAATGTGAAAGGTAACTTATCAGCACTTTGCACATGGCCCGACCAAATAAGGCACTGGTACAAATATAGATGGACAAGTCCACTTCATTTCATTGACACCCCTGATGATGCTTGTACTTTTGATTATTCAA GAGACTGCCATGATCCAAAAGGCGTGAAGGATATGTGTGTTGCAGGAGCTATAAAAAATTTCACTTCTCAGCTTTCACATTACAAAGAAGGGACATCTGATCGTAGAT ATAATATGACTGAGGCGTTGTTGTTCTTGTCACACTTCATGGGAGATGTACACCAG CCTATGCATGTTGGATTCACCACTGATGAAGGAGGAAACACAATAAACCTGCGCTGGTTTAGGCACAAATCTAATCTGCATCAT GTGTGGGACAGAGAAATTATTCTCACAGCACTATCAGACTATTATGACAAGGATGTGAGTCTCCTCCTCCAAGACATTGAGAGGAACATCACTGAT GGAATGTGGGCTGATGATGTTACCTCTTGGGAACATTGTAATGATCTCTCTCACTGTGTAAATAA TTGGGCAAAAGAGAGCATACAAGTAGCTTGCAAATGGGGTTATGAAGGAGTTCAATCTGGAATGACTTTATCAG ATGAATACTTTGACTCAAGGATGCCATTTGTGATGAAACGAATTGCTCAGGGTGGAATTAGATTGGCCATGATTCTGAACCAGGTGTTTGGTGATGACCATGAAGAAGGATTTGCAACAGCAACTTAA
- the LOC130724274 gene encoding lysine histidine transporter-like 8, which yields MEERPETELISIPATPRVSTPEILTPSGQRSPRPPSKEAKSSNAWTPTSFISPRFLSPIGTPMKRVLVNMKGYLEEVGHLTKLNPQDAWLPITESRNGNAHYSAFHNLNAGIGFQALLLPVAFAYLGWSWGIISLTIAYVWQLYTLWILVQLHEAVPGKRYNRYVELAQAAFGERLGVWLALFPTVYLSAGTATALILIGGETMKLFFQIVCGPTCTSNPLTTVEWYLVFTSLAIVLSQLPNLNSIAGISLIGAVTAITYSTMVWVLSVSQQRPPSISYEPLSMQSSSSSLFLALNALGIVAFSFRGHNLVLEVQATMPSTFKHPARVPMWKGAKVAYFFIAMCIFPVSIGGFWAYGNQMPPGGILTALYAFHSHDISRGILALAFLLVVFNCLSSFQIYSMPAFDSFEAGYTSRTNRPCSIWVRSGFRVFFGFVSFFIGVALPFLSSLAGLLGGLTLPVTFAYPCFMWVLIKQPTKYSFNWYFNWILGWLGVGFSLAFSIGGIWSMVNNGLKLKFFKPS from the exons ATGGAGGAGAGACCAGAGACAGAGCTGATATCTATACCAGCAACACCAAGAGTGTCAACACCAGAGATTCTGACACCGTCGGGGCAGAGGTCACCGAGACCACCATCAAAGGAAGCAAAATCTTCAAATGCATGGACACCAACCTCGTTCATATCACCAAGGTTTCTGAGTCCAATAGGAACCCCAATGAAGAGAGTGCTCGTCAACATGAAGGGCTACTTGGAGGAGGTTGGTCACCTCACTAAGCTCAACCCTCAAGATGCATGGCTCCCCATCACTGAATCTCGCAATGGAAATGCTCACTACTCTGCGTTTCACAACCTCAATGCTGGGATTGGCTTCCAGGCCCTCCTTTTGCCTGTTGCTTTTGCTTATCTTGGCTG GAGTTGGGGAATTATTTCCTTAACCATAGCATATGTTTGGCAACTTTACACCTTATGGATTTTGGTTCAGCTACATGAAGCAGTTCCAGGTAAAAGGTACAACAGATATGTGGAGCTAGCACAAGCAGCATTTG GGGAAAGATTAGGAGTTTGGCTAGCTCTCTTCCCAACTGTTTATTTGTCAGCAGGAACAGCTACAGCTTTGATTCTTATTGGAGGGGAGACCATGAAACTGTTCTTCCAAATAGTTTGTGGTCCTACATGTACCTCAAATCCTTTAACCACTGTGGAGTGGTACCTGGTTTTCACTTCTCTAGCAATTGTCCTGTCTCAGCTTCCAAACCTCAATTCAATTGCAGGCATCTCACTCATAGGTGCTGTTACAGCCATCACTTACTCCACCATGGTCTGGGTACTCTCTGTCAGCCAACAAAGGCCACCCTCTATCTCTTATGAACCCCTGTCTAtgcaatcatcatcttcttctttgtttCTGGCATTGAATGCACTTGGAATTGTAGCCTTTTCTTTCAGAGGCCACAATTTGGTCCTTGAAGTTCAG GCCACAATGCCATCAACTTTTAAGCACCCTGCCCGCGTGCCAATGTGGAAAGGAGCCAAGGTTGCTTATTTCTTCATTGCAATGTGCATCTTCCCTGTTTCTATTGGTGGATTTTGGGCCTATGGGAACCAA ATGCCTCCTGGAGGGATTCTCACTGCCTTATATGCATTTCACAGTCATGACATCTCAAGAGGGATTCTGGCCTTAGCATTCCTTCTTGTTGTGTTCAACTGCTTGAGCAGTTTCCAGATATACTCAATGCCTGCTTTTGACAGTTTTGAAGCTGGATACACCAGCAGAACAAACCGTCCCTGCTCGATATGGGTCCGGTCAGGTTTTAGAGTCTTCTTTGGATTTGTCTCCTTCTTCATAGGAGTGGCTCTTCCCTTCCTCTCAAGTCTTGCTGGTTTGTTGGGAGGACTCACTCTTCCAGTCACTTTTGCATATCCTTGCTTCATGTGGGTTCTCATTAAACAGCCAACAAAATACAGCTTCAATTGGTATTTCAACTGGATTCTAGGCTGGTTGGGGGTTGGTTTTAGCTTGGCTTTCTCCATTGGGGGAATTTGGAGCATGGTGAATAATGGACTCAAATTGAAATTCTTCAAGCCCAGTTGA